From a region of the Gossypium raimondii isolate GPD5lz chromosome 10, ASM2569854v1, whole genome shotgun sequence genome:
- the LOC105777420 gene encoding uncharacterized protein LOC105777420 isoform X2, with amino-acid sequence MEKKAKGIAWVGNLYQRFEAMCIEVDDMVCQETLRYVENQLQTVGSNVKQFCTELMQDLVASSTDSLEDLNTVQIAGVAASVDSNGSANEDHSQTKLVDSSSVKSVEDVHLGLPSEQITEDQNSLAHSKGFTAPGSLIFSKAFKNELKDNDSTADDTLLESMEVKMGPARLLEAYHKSVLKMEPEVPSFDNTKLEESCIIVDRSELLSVSNNVGKHRSYKKKLRDAFSSKSRFTKRDDEQHALSRQRNKRESQDMEFCESDWEII; translated from the exons ATGGAAAAAAAAGCTAAAGGCATAGCTTGGGTAGGCAACCTCTATCAGAGATTTGAAGCTATGTGTATTGAGGTGGATGATATGGTCTGCCAG GAAACATTGCGATATGTTGAAAACCAGTTGCAGACAGTTGGTTCTAATGTTAAACAGTTCTGCACTGAACTAATGCAAGACTTGGTCGCTTCATCTACCGATTCGTTAGAAGACCTTAACACGGTGCAAATTGCCGGCGTTGCAGCCTCTGTGGACTCGAATGGAAGTGCCAATGAAGATCACTCTCAGACCAAACTGGTCGATTCCTCTTCTGTAAAATCTGTTGAGGATGTACATTTAGGCTTGCCTTCAGAACAAATCACAGAGGATCAAAATTCCTTGGCTCATTCTAAAGGGTTCACAGCACCTGGTTCTCTAATTTTCTCTAAAGCTTTCAAGAATGAACTTAAGGACAATGATTCTACTGCAGATGACACATTGTTAGAGTCGATGG AAGTGAAAATGGGACCAGCACGTTTATTAGAGGCTTACCATAAATCTGTTTTGAAAATGGAACCAGAAGTTCCATCATTTGATAACACAAAGCTTGAAGAAAGCTGCATTATAGTAGACCGTAGTGAGCTTCTTTCCGTCTCTAACAACGTAGGAAAACACAGGTCATACAAG AAAAAGCTCCGGGATGCCTTTTCTTCTAAGTCAAGGTTCACAAAGCGGGATGATGAACAGCATGCACTATCCAGACAAAGGAACAAACGAGAATCACAAGACATGGAATTTTGTGAATCGGATTGGGAGATTATTTAG
- the LOC105777420 gene encoding uncharacterized protein LOC105777420 isoform X1: protein MEKKAKGIAWVGNLYQRFEAMCIEVDDMVCQETLRYVENQLQTVGSNVKQFCTELMQDLVASSTDSLEDLNTVQIAGVAASVDSNGSANEDHSQTKLVDSSSVKSVEDVHLGLPSEQITEDQNSLAHSKGFTAPGSLIFSKAFKNELKDNDSTADDTLLESMEPEVKMGPARLLEAYHKSVLKMEPEVPSFDNTKLEESCIIVDRSELLSVSNNVGKHRSYKKKLRDAFSSKSRFTKRDDEQHALSRQRNKRESQDMEFCESDWEII from the exons ATGGAAAAAAAAGCTAAAGGCATAGCTTGGGTAGGCAACCTCTATCAGAGATTTGAAGCTATGTGTATTGAGGTGGATGATATGGTCTGCCAG GAAACATTGCGATATGTTGAAAACCAGTTGCAGACAGTTGGTTCTAATGTTAAACAGTTCTGCACTGAACTAATGCAAGACTTGGTCGCTTCATCTACCGATTCGTTAGAAGACCTTAACACGGTGCAAATTGCCGGCGTTGCAGCCTCTGTGGACTCGAATGGAAGTGCCAATGAAGATCACTCTCAGACCAAACTGGTCGATTCCTCTTCTGTAAAATCTGTTGAGGATGTACATTTAGGCTTGCCTTCAGAACAAATCACAGAGGATCAAAATTCCTTGGCTCATTCTAAAGGGTTCACAGCACCTGGTTCTCTAATTTTCTCTAAAGCTTTCAAGAATGAACTTAAGGACAATGATTCTACTGCAGATGACACATTGTTAGAGTCGATGG AACCAGAAGTGAAAATGGGACCAGCACGTTTATTAGAGGCTTACCATAAATCTGTTTTGAAAATGGAACCAGAAGTTCCATCATTTGATAACACAAAGCTTGAAGAAAGCTGCATTATAGTAGACCGTAGTGAGCTTCTTTCCGTCTCTAACAACGTAGGAAAACACAGGTCATACAAG AAAAAGCTCCGGGATGCCTTTTCTTCTAAGTCAAGGTTCACAAAGCGGGATGATGAACAGCATGCACTATCCAGACAAAGGAACAAACGAGAATCACAAGACATGGAATTTTGTGAATCGGATTGGGAGATTATTTAG
- the LOC105777421 gene encoding transcription factor bHLH30: MAASYFNNKIFLSGNCYSGFLDPFSRDLGPCNGISQSLVLDNEKSELVVKSPVKVGKKSVSEEKVIAALKSHSEAERRRRERINAHLDTLRTLLPYREKMDKATLLGEVVRQVKELKKAATEASKGVLVPVDDDEVIVETCHDEANGTYCFKASICCDYRPQLLTDLRQALDALPIKMVKAEISTLGSRLRKDFVFTGCRTTANGDDAESRQYLAGSVRRALNSVLEKASISPEYLPYSTFPKKRQRISYFDSSSSSS, from the exons ATGGCTGCTTCCtatttcaacaacaaaatttttttatctggGAATTGTTATTCTGGTTTCCTCGATCCCTTTTCCCGTGATTTGGGTCCATGCAATGGGATTTCACAGTCCTTGGTGTTGGATAATGAGAAAAGTGAGCTGGTGGTGAAGTCGCCGGTGAAGGTTGGGAAGAAAAGCGTGTCGGAAGAGAAAGTTATAGCGGCTTTAAAGAGTCATAGCGAAGCTGAGAGGAGGAGGAGAGAAAGGATTAATGCTCACCTGGACACCCTCCGTACTCTCTTGCCATACAGAGAAAAG ATGGATAAAGCCACATTACTTGGTGAGGTGGTAAGACAAGTGAAAGAACTAAAGAAGGCTGCAACTGAAGCTAGCAAAGGGGTTCTTGTTCcagttgatgatgatgaagtgATAGTTGAAACGTGTCACGATGAAGCCAATGGGACATATTGTTTCAAGGCATCAATCTGTTGTGATTACAGACCCCAACTTCTAACCGACTTACGACAAGCTCTCGATGCTCTTCCGATTAAGATGGTTAAAGCGGAAATATCAACCTTGGGTAGTCGGCTGAGGAAAGATTTTGTTTTCACCGGTTGCCGAACCACCGCAAATGGTGATGACGCCGAGTCACGGCAATATCTTGCCGGTTCTGTTCGCCGGGCCTTGAATTCTGTCCTGGAGAAGGCTTCTATCTCGCCGGAATACTTGCCATACTCGACGTTTCCAAAGAAGAGGCAGAGGATCTCATACTTTGATTCCTCAAGCTCATCTTCATAA